Proteins from one Juglans microcarpa x Juglans regia isolate MS1-56 chromosome 1S, Jm3101_v1.0, whole genome shotgun sequence genomic window:
- the LOC121245782 gene encoding F-box protein At5g67140-like isoform X1, which produces MMEDEGEIDRLPIDLLSYIFVFINSFTDLAQASSVCKKWKRGVKQSLARRETLSFAGWKMDDDSTARLVRHAYSLKDLDISRSRWGCQITDKGLYRISLAKCVGNLTSLSLWGMTGISDIGVLQLISKTNALQHLNIGGTFITDVSLFAIAERCPHLKNVVLWSCRHVTESGLLLLVSKCRKLESINVWGTGVPVGCFIGLLTISPSLRIKM; this is translated from the exons ATGATGGAAGACGAGGGAGAGATTGATCGGCTACCCATAGACCTGCtttcttatatatttgtttttatcaaTTCCTTCACTGATTTGGCTCA GGCGAGCAGCGTGTGCAAGAAATGGAAGCGTGGGGTGAAGCAATCTCTGGCTCGGAGGGAGACTCTGAGCTTTGCTGGGTGGAAGATGGATGATGACTCCACCGCCCGCCTCGTTCGCCATGCCTACAGCCTCAAAGACCTTGACAT TTCAAGGAGTCGTTGGGGTTGCCAAATAACTGACAAGGGACTATACAGAATATCTTTGGCGAAGTGTGTCGGCAACCTGACATCCCTATCTTTATGGGGTATGACAGGGATCTCGGACATAGGTGTCCTTCAATTG ATATCCAAAACCAATGCTTTGCAACACCTCAATATTGGTGGCACATTCATAACAGACGTCTCTTTGTTTGCAATTGCAGAAAGATGTCCACATTTAAAG AATGTAGTTCTGTGGAGCTGCCGCCACGTAACCGAAAGCgggcttcttcttcttgtaagTAAATGTCGGAAACTTGAATCTATCAATGTTTGGGGAACAGGGGTTCCGGTCGGCTGCTTCATTGGTTTGCTAACCATTAGTCCCTCCCTTAGGATAAAAATGTAG
- the LOC121245782 gene encoding F-box protein At5g67140-like isoform X2 — protein sequence MMEDEGEIDRLPIDLLSYIFVFINSFTDLAQASSVCKKWKRGVKQSLARRETLSFAGWKMDDDSTARLVRHAYSLKDLDISRSRWGCQITDKGLYRISLAKCVGNLTSLSLWGMTGISDIGVLQLISKTNALQHLNIGGTFITDVSLFAIAERCPHLKIMHVSCSFVECSSVELPPRNRKRASSSCK from the exons ATGATGGAAGACGAGGGAGAGATTGATCGGCTACCCATAGACCTGCtttcttatatatttgtttttatcaaTTCCTTCACTGATTTGGCTCA GGCGAGCAGCGTGTGCAAGAAATGGAAGCGTGGGGTGAAGCAATCTCTGGCTCGGAGGGAGACTCTGAGCTTTGCTGGGTGGAAGATGGATGATGACTCCACCGCCCGCCTCGTTCGCCATGCCTACAGCCTCAAAGACCTTGACAT TTCAAGGAGTCGTTGGGGTTGCCAAATAACTGACAAGGGACTATACAGAATATCTTTGGCGAAGTGTGTCGGCAACCTGACATCCCTATCTTTATGGGGTATGACAGGGATCTCGGACATAGGTGTCCTTCAATTG ATATCCAAAACCAATGCTTTGCAACACCTCAATATTGGTGGCACATTCATAACAGACGTCTCTTTGTTTGCAATTGCAGAAAGATGTCCACATTTAAAG ATCATGCATGTCTCATGTTCCTTTGTAGAATGTAGTTCTGTGGAGCTGCCGCCACGTAACCGAAAGCgggcttcttcttcttgtaagTAA
- the LOC121246498 gene encoding E3 ubiquitin-protein ligase MBR2-like: MNSQGSSSNSFPEIFMADHGNHGIHGNDVNNLGFVQSNVNPMESAVRDSPTVINWMGPYSSSMINHNQVNPQELFGGHRWLSSIGAAGGSGQGFQVSRSGTNVATFEEGSTSFFQSGYGAGLSLSLFNPDGLEAHQNQQSGTSSVPVVISSGVAGYVLEENNSREDLSSDGRRVSCKRRAPEDVPGLLYLGESSRYAQESGNLEWRALSAQENANANLNLSSPSSIPPNAGHPERLEDGIGISMTGALSGMLQTSSGAGQEEGSQRNIRVRRSADPQDFVPPSICSSGTSRDSYPQPDSLPAVFSPFDSFPNPSSAAPLPVDGTNPVHSFAHVPNSLQNLQSSPWYDLTIPPVYAVNGGSTFQQQGNSMSIPRNTLLAPETERGYVAEYPTAYHLFNGHSNSPGNIASSSQNGTLSGVHFPYARTRVPEHNMTEQYRQRFSDSVNRFMVESTGFECRELGIYCPLHSRTSAAAREMDLSVRSDVIPVQIHQAYGWTTGTERQAGGYSENPFALEFVGAAQRTRRLVSEVRNVMALLRMGGSLWFEDVMVIDQSILYGVPEEEDDMNEDMRLDVDNMSYEELLDLEEHIGSVSTGLSEEAIVANLRRQTYDSLTLGSPAVNESCCICQEEYVNGDDLGNLDCGHGFHFDCIKQWLVQKNSCPICKMRALAVRDGVFCSFSISSFMDEPPPWKIRKF, translated from the exons ATGAACAGTCAAGGCAGCTCCTCCAACTCATTTCCTGAGATCTTTATGGCTGACCATGGGAACCACGGGATCCATGGGAATGATGTCAACAATCTTGGGTTTGTTCAGAGTAATGTTAATCCAATGGAGTCTGCTGTTCGTGATAGCCCTACAGTTATAAACTGGATGGGCCCATATAGTTCCAGCATGATTAACCATAACCAAGTTAATCCTCAGGAGTTATTTGGTGGGCACAGATGGCTTTCTTCCATTGGTGCTGCTGGTGGAAGTGGTCAAGGATTTCAAGTGAGCCGTTCTGGGACAAATGTTGCTACTTTTGAGGAGGGTAGCACATCCTTCTT CCAATCAGGATATGGGGCAGGTTTAAGCTTGTCTCTATTTAATCCTGATGGACTAGAAGCTCATCAAAATCAACAGTCCGGCACTTCTTCTGTACCAGTCGTGATATCTTCTGGAGTTGCAGGATATGTGCTGGAGGAAAACAACAGCAGGGAGGATCTTTCATCGGATGGTAGGCGGGTATCCTGCAAAAGAAGAGCACCTGAAGATGTTCCTGGGCTACTGTATTTGGGTGAAAGCTCAAGATATGCTCAGGAATCTGGAAATCTTGAATGGCGTGCTCTTTCTGCTCAGGAAAATGCCAATGCCAACTTGAACCTATCAAGTCCTTCAAGTATTCCTCCAAATGCTGGTCATCCTGAACGGTTGGAGGATGGAATTGGCATTTCTATGACGGGAGCACTTTCTGGCATGCTCCAAACTTCAAGTGGGGCAGGACAAGAAGAAGGATCCCAGAGGAATATTCGGGTAAGGAGATCTGCAGATCCACAAGATTTTGTACCACCTAGTATATGCTCGAGTGGGACCAGCAGAGATTCTTATCCACAGCCAGACAGTCTACCAGCCGTGTTTTCTCCATTTGATAGCTTTCCAAACCCAAGCTCAGCAGCACCATTACCAGTTGATGGAACTAATCCGGTGCATTCTTTTGCACATGTTCCCAACTCTTTGCAAAATCTTCAGTCTTCACCCTGGTATGATTTGACTATTCCACCTGTGTATGCTGTCAATGGTGGCAGCACTTTTCAGCAACAAG GTAATTCAATGAGCATACCAAGGAACACCCTGCTGGCTCCTGAAACTGAAAGGGGTTATGTGGCAGAGTATCCAACAGCCTATCACCTGTTCAATGGGCATTCCAACTCTCCAGGAAACATTGCTTCTAGCTCACAAAATGGCACTCTTTCAGGTGTTCATTTCCCATATGCTCGTACTCGAGTTCCTGaacacaacatgactgaacagtACAGGCAGAGGTTTTCAGATAGTGTCAACCGTTTTATGGTTGAATCTACTGGTTTTGAGTGTAGAGAGCTGGGTATTTACTGCCCACTACATTCAAGGACTTCTGCAGCAGCTCGAGAAATGGATCTTTCAGTTAGAAGTGATGTAATACCTGTTCAGATCCATCAGGCATATGGATGGACGACAGGAACTGAGAGACAAGCTGGTGGTTATTCTGAAAACCCCTTTGCATTAGAGTTCGTTGGTGCTGCTCAAAGGACAAGGAGATTGGTATCTGAG GTCCGAAATGTCATGGCACTTCTCCGTATGGGTGGTAGCTTATGGTTTGAG GATGTTATGGTTATTGATCAGTCAATTTTGTATGGTGTACCTGAGGAGGAGGATGACATGAATGAAGACATGCGCCTTGATGTCGATAACATGTCTTATGAG GAATTACTTGATCTGGAAGAGCACATTGGGAGTGTGTCCACTGGATTGAGTGAAGAAGCTATTGTGGCAAATTTGAGGCGGCAGACATATGACTCACTCACGTTAGGATCTCCAGCGGTGAATGAATCATGCTGCATTTGTCAG GAGGAATATGTTAATGGAGATGACCTCGGGAATCTGGATTGTGGGCATGGCTTTCACTTCGACTGTATAAAACAGTGGCTAGTGCAGAAGAACTCCTGTCCCATTTGCAAGATGAGGGCCCTGGCTGTTAGGGACGGAG TTTTTTGCAGTTTCTCAATAAGCAGCTTCATGGATGAACCTCCGCCATGGAAAATTAGGAAATTTTGA